TTTGACGCAGAACCTGCGTTGAGCGTGTGTGGGATTAAAAAAGACATGGGGTTCCGTGTCAAGCGTTCACCGGCGTGTTGCGGCATCAGCCCGGCGCCCTCTATACTCCCTGGCCAGGCAACCATGAAGAACGTGACCATCTATACCGACGGAGCATGCCTGGGGAACCCCGGCCCCGGAGGCTACGGCGCCGTACTCCTCTACAACGGTACCCGCAAGGAGTTGAGCGGCGGCTACCGCAGGACCACCAACAACCGCATGGAAATCATGGCGGTGCTGGCGGGGCTTCGTTCCCTGAAGGAACCGTGCCGGGTGGCGCTCTACAGCGACTCCCGCTACGTCGTCGATGCCATGTCCAAGGGATGGGCCGAGCGCTGGCGCGCCAAGGGATGGAAGAGGAGCGACAAGGCGCCAGCCCTGAACCCCGATCTCTGGGCCGAGATGCTGGACCTCTCCGAAAGGCACCAGGTCGAATACCGCTGGGTCAAGGGCCACGCGGGCGACCCGGAGAACGAGCGGTGCGACGAGCTGGCGGTGGCGGCCGCGA
This region of Deltaproteobacteria bacterium genomic DNA includes:
- the rnhA gene encoding ribonuclease HI, producing MKNVTIYTDGACLGNPGPGGYGAVLLYNGTRKELSGGYRRTTNNRMEIMAVLAGLRSLKEPCRVALYSDSRYVVDAMSKGWAERWRAKGWKRSDKAPALNPDLWAEMLDLSERHQVEYRWVKGHAGDPENERCDELAVAAANGAELARDEVYEKNAVKR